Proteins encoded together in one Marinithermus hydrothermalis DSM 14884 window:
- the argB gene encoding acetylglutamate kinase produces the protein MRVVKVGGSLREAEALMQALAQSAGSLIVVHGGGPRIGAWLERLGFETRFHQGLRVTPPEQMEVIEQVLTQTGKVLASLLTRFGREALGLSGRDAALLKARPKDAALGRVGEVTAVNTALLEALLEAGLTPVIAPIGMDEIGPLNINADTAAGAVAGALSAPVVFLTNVPGVLADPTDPNSLYPELTRAEVHTLIQNGVIAGGMIPKVKAALAALEAGAPWVRIASGTPAHARNALNNTSGTRIIP, from the coding sequence ATGCGGGTCGTAAAGGTTGGGGGGAGTTTACGCGAGGCTGAAGCGCTCATGCAGGCCCTTGCTCAAAGCGCCGGTTCCCTCATCGTGGTGCACGGGGGCGGGCCACGCATCGGCGCGTGGCTCGAGCGGCTGGGGTTCGAGACCCGCTTCCACCAGGGCCTCCGGGTCACGCCTCCCGAGCAGATGGAAGTGATCGAGCAGGTCCTCACGCAAACCGGAAAGGTCCTAGCCAGCTTGCTCACGCGCTTTGGCCGGGAGGCGCTGGGGCTTTCCGGGCGGGACGCGGCCCTCCTCAAGGCCCGCCCCAAGGACGCCGCGCTCGGGCGGGTGGGGGAGGTGACCGCCGTCAACACGGCGCTTTTGGAGGCGCTCCTCGAGGCGGGCCTCACCCCGGTCATCGCGCCCATCGGGATGGACGAGATCGGCCCCTTGAACATCAACGCGGATACCGCAGCGGGTGCCGTGGCAGGCGCGCTTAGCGCCCCCGTGGTATTCCTCACGAACGTGCCGGGCGTGCTCGCCGACCCCACGGACCCCAACTCGCTCTACCCCGAGCTGACGCGGGCCGAGGTGCACACCCTCATCCAAAACGGCGTGATCGCCGGGGGCATGATCCCCAAGGTCAAGGCGGCCCTCGCGGCCCTCGAAGCGGGCGCACCCTGGGTCCGCATCGCCTCCGGAACCCCCGCGCACGCCCGGAATGCCCTGAACAACACGAGCGGAACGCGCATCATCCCCTAG
- a CDS encoding 5-formyltetrahydrofolate cyclo-ligase: MTVGELRERVWNALALHRAAAYPTPPHGHHPNFVGARRAAERLMAHPAWARAEVVLAGPDQVLKPLREAALRDGKRLVLPHPDRAGRFLLLDGVPPEALRRVRDAPKYGQPVALEALPVDLVLVGSVAVDPAFGWVGKGYGFPPRRLEVGAPWATLVHPLQLLPELPVPPERRIDLIATPYELLER; the protein is encoded by the coding sequence GTGACCGTTGGGGAGTTGCGTGAACGGGTGTGGAACGCGCTCGCGTTGCACCGCGCGGCCGCCTACCCCACGCCCCCCCACGGGCACCACCCGAACTTCGTGGGGGCCCGGCGCGCCGCGGAACGCTTGATGGCGCACCCCGCGTGGGCGCGGGCCGAGGTGGTGCTTGCGGGGCCCGACCAGGTGCTGAAACCCTTGCGCGAGGCCGCGCTCCGTGACGGCAAGCGCCTCGTTCTGCCGCACCCGGACCGCGCGGGGCGCTTCCTCTTGCTGGACGGGGTGCCGCCCGAAGCGCTTCGGCGCGTGCGCGACGCGCCCAAGTACGGCCAGCCCGTGGCCCTCGAGGCCCTCCCGGTGGATCTGGTTCTCGTGGGGAGCGTCGCGGTGGACCCGGCCTTCGGCTGGGTGGGCAAGGGGTACGGGTTTCCCCCGCGGCGCCTCGAGGTCGGTGCGCCTTGGGCGACCCTCGTGCATCCCTTGCAGTTGCTGCCGGAGCTGCCGGTACCGCCCGAGCGCCGGATCGACCTTATCGCGACCCCGTACGAGCTTCTCGAGCGCTAG
- a CDS encoding DMT family transporter: MRPSVWQLTLALTAGVLTVSAAAIFIRLAFQAAGASGAGISLLLAATRLTIAALLLLPAWRGLRPARLQPGAVRYAVFAGVFLALHFASWITSLAYTSIAASVTLVTTNPVWVALIGWIWWRERLSRTTLAGVCVALAGGILIGLGDAGNAPHTARNPLLGDALALLGAIAASFYFLLGREAQRRGLSIGQYAAIAYGTAALVLLPLPALAQTPYLGWPAGFYLWAFAMAVSSQLIGHTSFNWAVRWMNPTLVTLVILLEPVGSSLLGYLVFGEVPGRTVLLGAAILLSGVALAIWGNRTPSAREARTGSR; the protein is encoded by the coding sequence ATGCGCCCCTCCGTTTGGCAGCTCACCTTGGCCCTAACGGCTGGGGTACTGACCGTTTCCGCCGCAGCGATCTTCATCCGGCTGGCCTTCCAAGCGGCGGGGGCAAGCGGGGCCGGGATCAGCCTGCTCCTCGCCGCGACCCGCCTCACGATCGCCGCGCTGCTCCTCTTGCCTGCCTGGCGGGGCCTGAGGCCAGCAAGACTCCAGCCCGGTGCGGTGCGGTACGCGGTGTTTGCGGGGGTCTTCCTCGCCTTGCACTTCGCGAGTTGGATCACGAGCCTCGCCTACACCTCGATCGCCGCGAGCGTGACCCTGGTCACCACGAACCCCGTATGGGTCGCCCTTATCGGGTGGATATGGTGGCGCGAGCGCCTGAGCCGCACCACCCTCGCTGGGGTGTGCGTCGCCCTCGCCGGCGGCATCCTGATCGGGCTGGGCGATGCGGGCAACGCCCCGCACACCGCACGCAACCCCCTCTTGGGGGACGCACTCGCGCTTTTAGGAGCGATCGCCGCAAGCTTCTACTTCCTCCTCGGGCGCGAAGCCCAACGGCGGGGCCTCTCGATCGGGCAGTACGCGGCCATCGCCTACGGCACCGCCGCGCTCGTTCTGCTGCCGCTCCCCGCCCTTGCCCAAACCCCTTACCTAGGCTGGCCCGCCGGGTTTTACCTGTGGGCCTTCGCCATGGCCGTCTCCTCCCAGCTCATCGGGCACACCAGCTTCAACTGGGCCGTGCGGTGGATGAACCCCACGCTGGTCACCCTGGTGATCCTCCTCGAGCCGGTCGGCTCGAGCCTCCTCGGGTACCTGGTTTTTGGGGAGGTGCCGGGGCGCACCGTCCTGCTGGGCGCCGCGATCCTCCTTTCCGGGGTCGCGCTCGCCATCTGGGGGAATCGAACCCCTAGCGCTCGAGAAGCTCGTACGGGGTCGCGATAA
- a CDS encoding ADP-ribosylglycohydrolase family protein, with translation MQPQERYRGALLGLAVGDALGAAVEFSSPGSFPPLEDLVGGGPHDLNPGEWTDDTAMALCLAESLVEVGGFDPKDQLRRYLRWYREGHWSPKGYCFDIGGTTREALECFAATGEPYPGPTHEFSAGNGSLMRLAPVALAYAARPEEALKYAALSSRTTHGARAAVDACRYFAGLLVGAVRGEEKARLLEPGYAPVPEAWVREPLHPEVAEVAQGSFQKKEPPQIRASGYVVRTLEAALWAFAEARDFREGALLAANLGEDADTVAAVYGQIAGAYYGEEGIPQAWRQKLYAREAIERLADRLYALSWERLDP, from the coding sequence ATGCAGCCACAGGAGCGCTACCGAGGGGCCCTATTGGGCTTGGCTGTAGGGGACGCGTTGGGCGCGGCGGTGGAGTTTAGTTCGCCAGGCAGTTTCCCGCCCCTCGAGGACCTCGTGGGGGGCGGGCCGCACGACCTGAACCCCGGCGAGTGGACGGATGACACCGCGATGGCCTTGTGCCTGGCGGAGAGCCTGGTCGAGGTGGGGGGGTTCGACCCCAAGGACCAGCTCCGCCGGTATTTGCGCTGGTACCGGGAGGGGCACTGGAGCCCCAAAGGGTACTGCTTCGATATCGGGGGCACCACCCGCGAGGCCCTGGAGTGCTTCGCGGCCACCGGCGAGCCCTACCCTGGCCCCACCCACGAGTTCTCCGCGGGGAACGGCTCCTTGATGCGCCTCGCTCCGGTGGCCCTAGCCTACGCGGCGCGGCCGGAGGAGGCGCTTAAGTACGCGGCCTTGAGCTCACGGACCACGCACGGAGCGCGGGCGGCGGTGGACGCGTGCCGGTACTTCGCCGGGCTGCTGGTGGGGGCGGTGCGGGGGGAGGAGAAGGCGCGCCTCCTCGAGCCTGGGTACGCCCCGGTCCCTGAGGCGTGGGTGCGCGAGCCGTTGCACCCCGAGGTGGCTGAGGTCGCCCAGGGGTCGTTCCAAAAGAAGGAGCCCCCACAGATCCGCGCTTCGGGGTACGTAGTGCGCACCTTGGAGGCTGCGCTGTGGGCGTTCGCGGAAGCGCGGGATTTTCGCGAGGGGGCGTTGCTCGCCGCGAATCTCGGGGAGGACGCGGACACCGTGGCCGCGGTGTACGGTCAGATCGCCGGGGCGTACTACGGGGAGGAGGGAATCCCGCAAGCGTGGCGGCAAAAACTCTACGCGCGCGAGGCGATCGAACGCCTTGCCGATCGCCTCTACGCGCTGAGTTGGGAGAGACTAGACCCCTAG
- a CDS encoding Nramp family divalent metal transporter: MTRSRYGYALLWVVTLSSAIAVLMQVLAAKLGIATGRDLAQMMRERYRPAVARFLFITAFVAMMATDLAEFMGVALALNLLFGIPLTLAVLLTVFDVLLILWLERFGFRWVELTILAFVITIGLAYVIEILLAQPDLAQVAYHAFVPNGEILRSTTALFIAMGILGATVMPHNLFLHSAQVKTRLSTPDTKARILKWSIIDTVGALGAAWLVNGAILVMAAAVFHENSLLVTEIDQAYLTLAPLLGKAAALTFAIALLASGISSSTTGTLAGQVVFEGFLNIRVRNRALLRLMIRLLTMAPAVVAVFLSVRPVTLLVLSQVILSMQLPFSVIPLVRFTSDPNLMGPLTNPFWVKLLAWVSAAIIVALNLLLLVFAALGV; the protein is encoded by the coding sequence ATGACCCGCAGCCGATACGGGTACGCCCTCTTGTGGGTCGTCACCCTCTCGAGCGCCATCGCCGTGCTGATGCAGGTCCTCGCCGCCAAGCTCGGCATCGCCACCGGACGGGACCTGGCCCAGATGATGCGGGAGCGCTACCGTCCCGCCGTGGCCCGGTTTCTCTTCATCACCGCCTTCGTGGCCATGATGGCCACGGACCTCGCGGAGTTCATGGGGGTCGCCCTCGCCCTCAACCTGCTCTTCGGGATTCCGCTCACCCTCGCGGTGCTCCTCACCGTCTTCGACGTGCTGCTGATCCTGTGGCTCGAGCGTTTCGGGTTCCGCTGGGTGGAGCTCACGATCCTGGCGTTCGTGATCACCATCGGCCTCGCCTACGTCATCGAGATCCTCCTCGCGCAGCCCGACCTCGCTCAGGTCGCCTACCACGCCTTCGTACCCAACGGCGAGATCCTAAGGAGCACGACCGCCCTGTTTATCGCCATGGGCATCCTGGGGGCCACGGTCATGCCGCACAACCTGTTCCTGCACTCCGCCCAGGTCAAGACGCGGCTTTCCACCCCCGACACCAAGGCCCGGATCCTGAAGTGGAGCATCATAGACACGGTGGGCGCGCTTGGCGCCGCCTGGCTGGTCAACGGGGCCATTCTGGTCATGGCCGCCGCAGTCTTCCACGAAAACAGCCTCCTCGTGACCGAGATCGACCAGGCTTACCTAACCCTCGCACCGCTGCTCGGCAAGGCCGCGGCCCTCACCTTCGCCATCGCGCTGCTCGCCTCCGGCATCTCCAGCTCCACCACGGGCACCCTGGCCGGACAGGTGGTCTTCGAGGGGTTCCTCAACATCCGGGTGCGTAACAGGGCCCTACTGCGCCTCATGATCCGCCTCCTCACCATGGCCCCCGCCGTCGTCGCGGTCTTCCTCTCGGTGCGCCCGGTCACCCTGCTCGTCCTCTCCCAGGTCATCCTGTCCATGCAGCTGCCGTTTTCCGTGATCCCTCTGGTCCGTTTCACCTCGGACCCCAACCTCATGGGCCCTCTCACCAACCCCTTCTGGGTGAAGCTCCTCGCCTGGGTGAGCGCAGCGATCATCGTCGCGTTGAACCTCTTGCTGCTGGTCTTTGCAGCCCTAGGGGTCTAG
- a CDS encoding transposase, with translation MTQAALSLLWTLLALLPSPHLQESLKALLLLLLHGHGKARPQHSQVKSPSALSRFLNRYPWPTRALIRLARKEAEKALDRARKKKGPKPRLLVVLDLVTLEKRGRFQALPLSFFHGKWGLHLVVLYLVYGDLRIPWAYRLWRGKGEKALSRLALSLLASLPPWMRRAFRIRVAADAAFGTTRFLFGVKRLGFEAVVGMRRDRRLREGGRLGDLRRQGSRVYLWGLSFPVWVAWYRYPLPQGGWEWRYVVATFPATPRTALTWGKRRFAIEHFFRAAKSEFSLGQFGQRTALGVHRFLVLSLLAYLLAHWVGMEGEGSWREARERAARVLLPELVVQVALRELYALGLWPPGGGGEGLCGICGRCKF, from the coding sequence ATGACCCAAGCGGCCCTGTCCCTACTTTGGACCCTCCTGGCCCTTTTGCCAAGCCCCCACCTCCAGGAATCCCTCAAGGCCCTGCTCTTGCTCCTCCTCCACGGCCACGGCAAGGCCAGACCCCAGCACAGCCAGGTCAAGTCCCCCTCCGCCCTCTCTCGCTTCCTCAACCGCTACCCCTGGCCCACCCGCGCTCTCATCCGCCTGGCAAGAAAAGAGGCCGAGAAAGCCCTGGACCGGGCCAGAAAGAAAAAAGGCCCCAAGCCCCGTCTCCTGGTGGTCCTGGACCTAGTCACTCTGGAGAAGCGGGGCCGTTTCCAGGCCCTGCCCCTCTCCTTTTTTCACGGCAAGTGGGGACTCCATCTGGTGGTCCTCTACCTCGTCTACGGAGACCTCCGCATCCCTTGGGCCTACCGCCTCTGGCGGGGCAAGGGGGAGAAGGCCCTCTCCCGCCTGGCCCTAAGCCTCCTGGCCTCTCTGCCCCCCTGGATGCGCCGGGCCTTCCGGATACGGGTGGCCGCGGATGCGGCCTTTGGCACCACCCGGTTCCTTTTCGGGGTGAAGCGGTTGGGTTTTGAAGCGGTGGTGGGGATGCGGCGGGACCGGAGGCTGCGGGAAGGGGGGAGGCTTGGGGACCTCAGGCGGCAGGGGAGCCGGGTCTACCTTTGGGGGCTTTCCTTCCCGGTCTGGGTGGCCTGGTACCGCTACCCCCTGCCCCAAGGGGGCTGGGAGTGGCGGTACGTGGTGGCCACCTTTCCCGCCACGCCCCGGACGGCGCTCACTTGGGGAAAGAGGCGGTTTGCCATAGAGCACTTCTTCCGCGCCGCGAAAAGCGAGTTCTCCCTGGGGCAGTTTGGGCAGCGGACGGCTTTGGGGGTGCACCGTTTTCTGGTGCTTTCCCTTCTGGCCTACCTGTTGGCCCACTGGGTGGGCATGGAGGGGGAAGGAAGCTGGCGGGAGGCCAGGGAGCGGGCGGCGCGGGTTCTCTTGCCTGAGCTCGTGGTGCAGGTCGCCCTGCGGGAGCTCTATGCCCTGGGTCTCTGGCCGCCGGGGGGAGGGGGTGAAGGTTTATGCGGGATATGCGGGAGGTGCAAGTTTTGA
- a CDS encoding ZIP family metal transporter — translation MMPERSPTHHTWLWAVLPFAILLGLLGLFLTTDPLKPLGVTAPPLEALTVERTVLDETGIRLKVRADGSEPLTIAQIQVDGAYWEFTQDPPGPLGRLQTAWITLPYPWVEGEAHFITFVTRTGMTFEHEIPVAVESPRWTPARVLAYALLGLYVGVVPVSLGLLFYPYLRTLRAHGLRFILALTMGLLAFLLVDTLEEGLELAEGAAAAFQATPLVWLAALLSFLALFAFGRRGGRAPEGLGLATYLAFGIGLHNLGEGLAIGAAFAAGEAALGAFLVVGFTLHNLTEGIGIAAPLTRHPVRLVHFVGLAALAGLPAVLGTWAGAFAFAPHWAALLLGIGAGAILQVIVEVGAYLARTTQGRWLSPASLAGFALGLAVMYTTAFLVNVG, via the coding sequence ATGATGCCGGAACGCTCCCCAACCCACCACACCTGGCTCTGGGCCGTCCTGCCCTTCGCCATCCTCCTCGGCCTGCTCGGCCTCTTCCTCACCACCGACCCCCTCAAGCCCCTAGGCGTCACCGCCCCGCCCCTCGAGGCCCTCACCGTCGAGCGCACCGTCCTGGACGAGACCGGGATCCGCCTCAAGGTGCGGGCCGACGGGTCCGAGCCTCTCACGATTGCCCAAATCCAGGTGGACGGGGCCTACTGGGAATTCACCCAAGACCCTCCCGGTCCCCTGGGCCGCCTCCAGACCGCCTGGATCACCCTCCCGTACCCCTGGGTCGAGGGCGAGGCCCACTTCATCACCTTCGTTACCCGCACCGGCATGACCTTCGAGCACGAGATCCCCGTCGCCGTGGAAAGCCCCCGCTGGACGCCCGCGCGCGTCCTAGCCTACGCCCTCCTCGGCCTGTACGTCGGGGTGGTCCCGGTCAGCCTGGGCCTGTTGTTCTACCCCTACCTCCGCACGCTCCGCGCGCACGGGCTGCGCTTCATCCTCGCGCTCACCATGGGGCTCCTCGCCTTCCTCCTCGTGGACACCCTCGAGGAAGGCCTCGAGCTCGCCGAAGGCGCGGCCGCGGCCTTCCAGGCCACCCCCCTGGTCTGGCTCGCCGCACTCCTCAGCTTCCTCGCCCTCTTCGCCTTCGGCCGCCGCGGCGGCCGCGCCCCGGAGGGCCTCGGCCTGGCCACGTACCTCGCGTTCGGTATCGGGCTGCACAACCTGGGCGAAGGGCTCGCGATCGGCGCGGCGTTCGCCGCCGGCGAGGCCGCGCTCGGCGCCTTCCTCGTCGTGGGCTTCACCCTGCACAACCTGACCGAAGGGATCGGGATCGCCGCCCCCCTCACCCGCCACCCGGTGCGGCTCGTGCACTTCGTGGGCCTCGCCGCGCTCGCGGGTCTGCCCGCGGTGCTCGGCACCTGGGCTGGCGCGTTCGCCTTCGCCCCCCACTGGGCCGCCCTCCTTCTCGGGATCGGGGCCGGTGCGATCCTTCAGGTCATCGTCGAGGTCGGCGCGTACCTGGCGCGCACCACCCAAGGCCGTTGGCTCTCCCCCGCCAGCCTCGCCGGCTTCGCCTTAGGGCTTGCCGTCATGTACACCACCGCGTTCCTGGTGAACGTAGGGTAG
- a CDS encoding multicopper oxidase domain-containing protein — protein MNRSRRALLKGSLLAGLGALGAQLLRPFALAHEGHAQAPGTHQTRHGGMTTVGEVDHEKNGFDPYAFLTHWETGEVSTLPSGQTLREFNIVAVDKEIEIAPGVYFPAWTYNGQVPGPTLRVTEGDRVRVHFHNAGSHPHTIHFHGIHPASMDGVPGTGPGMIYPGESFTYEFDAYPFGCHLYHCHAIPLKRHIHKGLYGAFIIDPDPERHPEYQAAARARLLGTPENQAWQEFVMVMNGFDTNFDEENEVYAVNTVAHAYMKRPIRIERDRPVRIYLINATEFDPINSFHLHANFFDYYDHGTTLTPTLKTVDTIMQCQGQRGILEFSFNGFEPGLYMFHAHQSEFAELGWMGNFEVIE, from the coding sequence ATGAACCGATCGCGGAGAGCCCTACTGAAAGGCAGCCTTCTCGCCGGGCTCGGCGCCCTAGGCGCCCAGCTGCTCCGGCCCTTCGCCCTCGCCCACGAAGGGCACGCCCAGGCCCCAGGAACCCACCAGACGCGCCACGGCGGCATGACCACCGTGGGCGAGGTCGACCACGAAAAGAACGGGTTCGACCCGTACGCGTTCCTCACCCACTGGGAGACCGGCGAGGTCTCCACACTCCCTAGCGGCCAGACCCTGCGCGAGTTCAATATCGTCGCGGTCGACAAGGAGATCGAGATCGCCCCAGGGGTCTACTTCCCCGCCTGGACGTATAACGGCCAGGTTCCCGGCCCCACCCTCCGGGTCACGGAAGGGGACCGCGTGCGCGTCCACTTCCACAACGCGGGCAGCCACCCGCACACCATTCACTTCCACGGCATCCACCCCGCCTCGATGGACGGCGTGCCCGGCACCGGACCCGGCATGATCTACCCAGGGGAGTCCTTCACCTACGAGTTCGACGCCTACCCCTTCGGCTGCCACCTCTACCACTGCCACGCGATTCCCCTCAAACGCCACATCCACAAGGGGCTTTACGGCGCGTTCATCATCGATCCCGACCCCGAACGCCACCCCGAATACCAGGCCGCCGCTCGCGCGCGCCTACTGGGCACCCCGGAAAACCAGGCGTGGCAGGAGTTCGTCATGGTCATGAACGGCTTCGACACCAACTTCGACGAGGAAAACGAGGTCTACGCCGTCAACACCGTCGCGCACGCCTACATGAAACGCCCCATCCGGATCGAGCGCGACCGCCCGGTCCGGATCTACCTCATCAACGCCACCGAGTTCGACCCCATCAACTCCTTCCACCTCCACGCCAACTTCTTCGACTACTACGACCACGGCACCACCCTCACCCCCACCCTCAAGACCGTGGACACCATCATGCAGTGCCAAGGCCAACGCGGCATCCTCGAGTTCTCCTTCAATGGGTTCGAACCGGGCCTCTACATGTTCCACGCGCACCAGTCCGAGTTCGCCGAGCTCGGCTGGATGGGTAACTTCGAGGTGATCGAATGA
- a CDS encoding metal-dependent transcriptional regulator — MTKTQRPQLSEAQEDYLKQILLLSETEPTVTTQALAERLQVKPASVTGMLKKLAELGLVEYTAYRGVRLSEAGEKVALEILRHHRLLEAYLTEALGYSWDEVHDEAERLEHHISEALEARIAAFLGHPTHDPHGDPIPTADLSLPETPDLTPLTDLPPGRGGRLIRVTAQDKDTLNLLAHLHLIPGARVEVVERSANGLRVRVQGERFLLPLPLTKSLWIAEDEA, encoded by the coding sequence ATGACTAAAACCCAACGGCCCCAGCTCAGCGAAGCCCAGGAAGACTACCTCAAGCAGATCCTCCTGCTCAGCGAGACCGAGCCTACCGTCACCACCCAAGCCCTGGCCGAACGCCTTCAGGTCAAGCCCGCCTCGGTCACCGGCATGCTCAAAAAACTCGCCGAGCTGGGGCTCGTGGAGTACACCGCCTACCGCGGCGTGCGCCTCTCCGAAGCCGGGGAAAAGGTGGCGCTCGAGATCCTGCGCCATCACCGCCTCCTCGAGGCCTACCTCACCGAGGCCCTCGGGTACTCCTGGGACGAGGTGCACGACGAGGCCGAACGCCTCGAGCACCACATCTCCGAAGCGCTCGAGGCCCGCATCGCCGCCTTCCTCGGCCACCCCACGCACGATCCGCACGGGGACCCCATCCCCACCGCGGACCTCTCCCTCCCCGAAACCCCGGACCTCACCCCCCTCACCGACCTGCCCCCCGGGCGCGGGGGCCGGCTGATCCGGGTCACCGCCCAAGATAAGGACACCCTGAACCTCCTCGCGCACCTGCACCTCATCCCCGGCGCGCGCGTCGAGGTTGTGGAGCGCAGCGCGAACGGGCTGCGCGTCCGCGTGCAAGGCGAGCGCTTCCTTCTGCCTCTCCCCCTCACCAAGTCGCTCTGGATCGCGGAGGACGAAGCATGA
- the prfA gene encoding peptide chain release factor 1, translating to MLEKLKQLETEYQALEAQLGDPGVLADPKRYRELSRRYAELGEIVRVYREYTKTLDDLEQAQALLDDPELGEMARAEKETLEARRDELERELELLLLPKDPVDAKNAIVEIRAGTGGEEAALFAGDLYNMYVRYAERLGYTVEVLDSHPTDLGGFSKVVFQVNGSGAYGVFKYESGVHRVQRVPATETQGRIHTSTATVAVLPEAEEADFELDMSEIRIDVQRASGPGGQGVNTTDSAVRVVHLPTGIIVTCQDSRSQIKNREKALTILRSRLLEMKRAEEEAKLRRTRLAQIGTGERSEKIRTYNFPQSRVTDHRIHYTTHNLEGVLAGELEELTNALKKADQERMLEELNQEAHGRA from the coding sequence ATGCTTGAGAAGCTGAAGCAACTGGAAACCGAGTACCAAGCCCTGGAGGCGCAGCTGGGAGATCCGGGCGTCCTCGCGGACCCCAAACGCTACCGCGAGCTCAGCCGTCGCTACGCGGAGCTGGGCGAGATCGTCCGCGTCTACCGCGAGTACACCAAGACCCTGGACGACCTCGAGCAGGCCCAAGCCCTCCTCGACGACCCCGAGCTCGGGGAGATGGCCCGCGCCGAAAAAGAAACGCTCGAGGCGCGGCGAGACGAGCTCGAGCGCGAACTCGAATTGCTGCTTCTCCCCAAGGACCCCGTGGACGCGAAGAACGCAATCGTCGAGATTCGCGCCGGAACCGGGGGGGAGGAGGCCGCGCTTTTTGCCGGGGACCTTTACAACATGTACGTGCGCTACGCCGAACGGCTCGGCTACACGGTGGAGGTGCTGGACAGCCACCCCACCGACCTCGGCGGCTTCTCCAAGGTCGTCTTCCAGGTGAACGGCAGCGGGGCGTACGGGGTCTTCAAGTACGAGTCCGGCGTGCACCGCGTACAGCGCGTGCCCGCGACCGAGACCCAGGGACGCATCCACACCTCCACCGCGACCGTCGCGGTGCTGCCCGAGGCGGAGGAGGCGGACTTTGAGCTGGACATGTCCGAGATCCGCATCGACGTGCAGCGCGCCTCCGGCCCGGGTGGCCAAGGGGTGAACACCACGGACAGCGCTGTGCGGGTGGTGCACCTCCCCACCGGGATCATCGTGACCTGCCAGGACTCCCGCAGCCAGATCAAAAACCGCGAGAAAGCCCTCACCATCCTGCGCAGCCGCCTCCTCGAGATGAAGCGCGCCGAGGAGGAAGCCAAGCTGCGCCGCACCCGCCTTGCACAGATCGGGACCGGGGAACGCTCCGAGAAAATCCGCACCTACAACTTCCCCCAGTCCCGCGTCACCGACCACCGCATCCACTACACCACGCACAACCTCGAGGGCGTCCTCGCCGGCGAGCTGGAGGAGTTGACGAACGCCCTGAAGAAAGCAGACCAGGAACGCATGCTCGAGGAGCTGAACCAAGAGGCGCATGGACGGGCTTAG
- a CDS encoding NUDIX hydrolase has protein sequence MDGLRRELLVASGILMDSRGRVLLVANDWGRRGRVRYTLPGGVVEPGETVVDAVVREVREETGLRVMQMEHLAYVVQVEDKRKRERTVVMTFKVRWDGLLNPRDPDGHIVEARFFDLEEVRERLSTHTPLSEPLLYYLETGSAGRFYAYTGWSTRGHRV, from the coding sequence ATGGACGGGCTTAGACGCGAACTCCTGGTAGCCTCCGGAATCCTGATGGACTCGAGGGGACGGGTGCTGCTGGTCGCGAACGACTGGGGGCGGCGCGGGCGGGTGCGGTACACGCTACCTGGGGGAGTGGTCGAGCCGGGCGAGACCGTGGTGGACGCGGTGGTGCGCGAGGTGCGCGAGGAGACCGGGCTGCGCGTGATGCAGATGGAGCACCTGGCCTACGTGGTCCAGGTTGAGGATAAGCGCAAACGCGAGCGCACCGTGGTCATGACCTTTAAGGTGCGTTGGGACGGCCTCCTGAACCCCCGCGACCCCGACGGCCACATCGTCGAGGCTCGTTTTTTCGACCTGGAGGAGGTACGGGAGCGCCTCTCCACCCACACCCCCCTATCCGAACCCCTCCTCTACTACCTCGAGACCGGCTCGGCCGGGCGGTTCTACGCGTACACCGGATGGAGTACGCGCGGCCACCGGGTGTGA